One Dermatophagoides farinae isolate YC_2012a chromosome 1, ASM2471394v1, whole genome shotgun sequence genomic region harbors:
- the LOC124492490 gene encoding uncharacterized protein LOC124492490, producing MRKKNRNRYSFIHFHNIISMAINLVNIHHQYIINSVIPILVFMSFVLSCQISQINAFEDLNNDELSTFCVIGQLSKCNDDEDCAELDENQQKDHLRVNLPIGQRIGICVCRESDHCKRNTGNMQAQSDHLSIVNDTDNDSNLKLIMGISSAMAIIGFLSFIIYYYGIRYGLITHYARRLGLANRNTQIEDNQLLNRISINRDGDDVELTL from the exons atgagaaaaaagaatagaaATCGCTactcatttattcattttcataatatAATTTCAATGGCAATCAATCTGgtcaacattcatcatcagtacATTATCAATTCTGTGATTCCTATACTCGTTTTCATGTCATTTGTATTGTCATGTCAAATTTCTCAGATTAATG CATTTGAAGATTTGAACAATGACGAACTGTCCACATTCTGTGTAATCGGGCAACTATCCAAGTGcaatgatgacgaagatTGTGCCGAACTGGATGAGAATCAACAAAAAGATCATCTTCGTGTCAATCTACCTATTGGCCAAAGAATAGGAATTTGTGTTTGTCGAGAATCTGATCATTGTAAACGAAACACAGGCAATATGCAAGCTCAAAGTGATCATTTATCCATTGTGAATGATactgataatgattcaaatttaa AATTGATAATGGGCATTTCAAGTGCTATGGCTATTATTGGCTTTCTAAGCTTCATTATCTATTATTATGGAATTCGTTATGGACTGATCACACATTATGCACGACGATTAGGTCTGGCCAATCGAAATACACAGATCGAAGACAATCAACTATTGAATCGTATATCGATCAATcgtgatggcgatgatgttGAACTTACACTTTGA
- the LOC124492410 gene encoding uncharacterized protein LOC124492410, which produces MSSHQHHQPHHPTSSSSSSSTITTTAIISGHGNNDDDDGGGGGGGSSVGINNTGHLQQQQSHVVTLVGDHQLQQHIIQHETRQQQQQQIIQATESAQSSHQVHHHHHQQQNLHHNHHHHHHLQRSASTGSEVQFRSLVEPSTATVPLIQTQHQVIYSLGDHVDDENDLFECGKCKQHFSYLHSFVQHKKICNSRLQQQQHTKSSLSTNSEKLRELAEIELHLGIASTSTSASQPQLVHHTGSNVHHSHHSMGKSLLSTSSNNSSPLLIPSNNNSPTSMMTAVATGGGNGQSTNHLVGDINIINRHLSHGNRASPLIDPLNGSSINVNSILPDNDLLSLTSSLDANMIASIGNSISPSSLLHLQGGDVSSNTDDFAQFAHLNHGLDASTESSMNDVNQHSRSNSIAIYGVTSSTNGASDASHSMLISSANSSSSISTNTGVHINSTHQQHAQQPQQSSVNVINFINSIHNTSPTSFTSFMQNISSNDVNIGVNGEGSSSSSSLLKTSFDTVGDVDGASNDNSIGSPSRFLNLPPPASQPSTPSSIIEHRPNQVGATVRSTQTSSISTEIHHVNKPQQTMNVIHHSQQQHSQQSQTIIINHDVVDNSRAINENHIHSQTLNPNQFAADNQQHNPQQSSQMTNTNQPAELFKCNFCDRSYTKSIELANHMPCHTGEKPYQCCICGKAFGQKNNLRKHIMTHKVTKEQYQTAYKTSVDQSLKNMPNAGKNKTLKNQPATAVTQTALTQPKGMVADTSNKIVIYICPMKCGFTSESFEILKVHCATEHPNQFNDSSTVQVTSTDLQQKPHQNNPPNVHHIVSTQETSSSNFLNSSQNNNQTNQSNMVSIKQEIASDTAIYQLTATPSTNQSSNQSGTQPLLEFKVQDKFTCPVPSCGFVSTKETEFKMHCVDHTVANDENIRYRCTANDCKEVYNNVESFIKHLQSHDKATCNTEAEQSGSNEPIKAKSRIYRCSICLNRYTTENALENHKATTSHHYPCQHCNKIFPCERYLRRHLLTHGAGLFICKYCDKSFKTANYLKVHLIIHTGEKPFACKICDAAFNRRDKLKRHELVHDPVKRYKCPMNNNGCKREFNRPDKLKAHILTHSGVKPYQCTMCTRSFTRRAHLREHSKTHQEVVNAIIKANIEKTSPNSSPNKTNTCNTDKAILNPPNSTSQTVVATYEKDNISKSEISALIHQQDSSDPSNNVSNQAVMQSSSFNKTANYANNTSNNNNQQSHLTDAKLLDKQEKKSIGDINKESFMDNYKSQATFTTDQTVSDSVSHAVATTTTTISKNNNGSIILFTGASLPSLTSSPNCNPQQTIPSTDQTHSQLSTLATSSSSSTNLQKQDTTITHYQQDNTQRNPQQKLSTPTNNNTSTSFQTFILLYSCPACEAYFFKEEEIKTHKCCANTSSIGVKNNMVDNGNRQQQQTMQPLLVPVDHKVNPVPTSDNNRINIATSPATTTTSSIKSINAAFVNPTDMCKMEIEAENTSI; this is translated from the exons atgtcttcacatcaacatcaccagCCTCATCatccaacatcatcatcatcatcatcatcaacaattacaACCACTGCCATCATATCCGGTcatggtaataatgatgatgatgatggtgggggtggtggtggtggtagtagtgtTGGTATCAATAATACAGGTCATcttcagcaacaacaatcacatgTGGTGACACTTGTTGGTGATCATCAATTACAACAGCATATTATTCAACATGAAacacgacaacaacaacagcaacaaataaTACAAGCAACAGAATCCGCTCAATCATCACAtcaagttcatcatcatcatcatcaacaacaaaatcttcatcataaccatcatcatcatcatcatttgcaaAGATCGGCATCCACCGGTTCAGAAGTACAATTCAGATCATTAGTTGAACCATCTACGGCCACAGTGCCATTAATTCAAACCCAACATCAAG TGATATATTCATTGGGcgatcatgttgatgatgaaaatgatcttTTTGAATGTGGCAAATGTAAACAACATTTCTCAtatcttcattcatttgtgcagcataaaaaaatttgtaatagCCGAttacagcagcaacaacatacGAAAAGCAGTTTATCAACAAATAGCGAAAAGCTACGAGAATTGGCTGAAATCGAATTACATTTGGGCATTGCTTCGACATCGACATCAGCCTCACAGCCACAGTTGGTCCATCATACTGGTAgcaatgttcatcattcacatcattcAATGGGTAAATCActtttatcaacatcatcaaacaattcTTCTCCATTATTGATTCCAAGCAACAATAATTCGCCTACCTCAATGATGACAGCTGTTGCTACCGGAGGTGGAAATGGCCAGTCAACCAACCATTTGGTTGGTGATATAAATATTATTAATAGACATCTAAGCCATGGAAATCGTGCTTCACCATTAATTGATCCACTAAATGGATCTTCTATTAATGTAAACAGTATTCTACCTGATAATGATCTACTTTcattgacatcatcattagatgcGAATATGATAGCCAGTATAGGCAATTCGATATCACCTTCATCATTGCTTCATCTTCAAGGTGGTGATGTTAGCTCAAATACTGATGATTTCGCACAGTTCGCACATCTTAATCACGGGTTAGATGCTAGTACAGAATCTAGTATGAACGATGTTAATCAACATTCAAGATCGAATTCTATCGCTATATATGGAGTTACCTCATCCACAAACGGAGCATCTGATGCATCACATTCGATGCTAATCTCATCAGccaattcttcatcatccatatcgACCAATACAGGTGTTCATATTAACAGtacacatcaacaacatgcACAGCAACCGCAGCAATCATCCGTCAACGTGATCAATTTCATAAATTCAATACACAACACTTCACCTACATCATTCACATCGTTTATGCAGAATATTTCTTCCAACGATGTAAACATTGGCGTTAATGGAGAAggttcatcgtcatcatcttcattgcTCAAAACATCATTCGATACAGTTGGCGATGTAGATGGTGCTtctaatgataattcaattgGATCTCCTTCGCGTTTTCTTAATTTACCTCCACCAGCATCACAACCATCGACACCAAGTAGTATTATCGAACATCGTCCTAATCAAGTCGGTGCCACGGTAAGGTCAACACAGACTTCATCCATATCAACGGAAATTCATCATGTAAATAAGccacaacaaacaatgaatgtgATACATcattctcaacaacaacattcccAGCAATCACAAactataataatcaatcacgATGTTGTTGACAATTCGCGAGCTATAAATGAAAACCATATTCATTCTCAGACATTGAATCCAAATCAATTTGCTGCTGACAACCAACAACATAATCCGCAGCAATCATCACAGATGACAAATACTAATCAGCCTGCTGAATTATTCAAATGCAACTTTTGTGACc GTTCTTATACAAAAAGTATCGAACTGGCTAATCACATGCCCTGTCATACAGGCGAGAAACCATATCAATGTTGTATATGTGGAAAAGCATTCGGACAGAAAA ACAATCTTCGTAAACATATCATGACTCACAAGGTAACTAAAGAACAATATCAAACGGCATATAAAACTTCAGTCGATCAATCGTTGAAAAATATGCCAAATGCTGGCAAGAATAAGACATTGAAAAACCAGCCAGCAACAGCTGTAACACAAACGGCTCTGACACAACCAAAAGGAATGGTTGCTGATACGTCAAACAAGATTGTCATCTATATTTGTCCAATGAAATGTGGTTTCACATCTGAAAGttttgaaatattgaaaGTACATTGTGCCACTGAACATCCGAATCAATTTAATGATAGTTCTACAGTTCAAGTGACTTCGACTGATCTTCAACAAAAACCACATCAGAACAATCCTCCAAATGTTCACCATATCGTATCGACCCAAGAAACTTCaagttcaaattttttaaattctagTCAAAATAACAATCAGACAAATCAATCTAACATGGTATCAATAAAACAAGAAATAGCTAGTGATACGGCCATTTATCAGTTGACCGCTACACCATcgacaaatcaatcatctaATCAATCGGGTACCCAGCCATTGTTGGAATTCAAAGTACAAGATAAATTTACCTGTCCTGTACCAAGCTGTGGATTCGTCAGTACAAAGGAAACAGAATTTAAAATGCATTGTGTAGATCATACTGTAGCTAATGATGAGAATATACGCTACCGTTGCACTGCAAATGATTGTAAAGAAGTTTATAATAATGtagaatcattcatcaaacatcTCCAATCACATGATAAAGCCACATGTAATACAGAAGCTGAACAAAGTGGTTCTAATGAACCTATCAAAGCCAAATCAAG aATTTATCGATGTTCAATCTGTTTGAATCGTTATACGACGGAAAATGCATTGGAGAATCACAAGGCAACCActtctcatcattatccttGCCAACAttgtaataaaatttttccttGTGAACGATATCTGCGTCGTCACCTGTTGACACATGGTGCAGGATTATTCATTTGCAAATATTGTgataaatcattcaaaacgGCTAATTATCTAAAAGTTCATCTAATAATACATACTGGAGAAAAGCCATTTGCCTGTAAAATTTGCGATGCAGCTTTCAATAGAAGGGACAAGCTAAAGCGACATGAATTGGTACATGATCCAGTTAAACGATATAAATGtccaatgaataataatggatgtAAACGGGAATTCAATCGACCTGATAAATTAAAAGCTCATATACTGACACATTCTGGTGTTAAGCCATATCAG TGTACGATGTGTACTCGCTCATTCACACGACGAGCTCATCTCCGAGAACATAGTAAAACACATCAAGAAGTGGTCAATGCTATCATCAAAGCAAACATAGAGAAAACCTCGCCTAACTCTtcaccaaacaaaacaaatactTGTAACACCGATAAAGCAATATTAAATCCACCAAATTCAACCAGTCAAACTGTTGTAGCTACTTATGAAAAAGATAACATTTCCAAATCAGAAATTAGTGCTCTAATCCATCAGCAAGATTCATCGGACCCATCTAATAATGTATCTAATCAAGCTGTTatgcaatcatcatccttTAATAAGACAGCTAATTATGCAAATAATacttcaaataataataatcaacaatccCATTTGACTGATGCTAAATTGCTTGACAAACAGGAAAAGAAATCAATTGGCGATATTAATAAAGAATCTTTTATGGATAATTATAAAAGTCAAGCTACCTTCACTACGGATCAAACAGTATCGGACTCTGTTTCTCATGCTGTTGCAACtacaaccacaacaatttctaaaaacaataatggcAGTATTATATTATTCACTGGTGCATCGCTTCCTTCGTTAACATCCTCGCCTAATTGTAATCCACAGCAAACAATACCGTCCACGGATCAAACACATTCACAATTATCTACTCTAGCtacctcatcatcatcatctacgaATCTCCAAAAACAAGACACAACAATAACTCATTATCAACAAGATAATACTCAACGAAACCCACAACAAAAACTATCGAcaccaaccaacaacaacactagCACATCgtttcaaacatttattttgcTTTATTCATGCCCGGCTTGTGAGGcttattttttcaaagaagAGGAAATCAAAACGCATAAATGTTGTGCAAATACATCCTCGATTGGAGTTAAGAACAATATGGTCGACAATGGTAACcggcaacagcaacaaaccATGCAACCGTTACTAGTACCAGTCGATCATAAAGTTAATCCAGTACCAACATCagataataatcgaataaatATAGCCACTAGTCcagctacaacaacaacttcatcaataaaaagcATCAATGCAGCTTTTGTTAATCCCACAGATATGTGTAAAATGGAGATTGAAGCTGAAAACACTTCAATTTGA
- the LOC124492494 gene encoding uncharacterized protein LOC124492494 — MYVLQHSSKILFRHWLLFLLATFMINYMMAEPAAERVNCRRVVFHPYCRGISAKRSSMQLKDASDMPPSLESIKKSLPKIWQQLLIPDTRQRIIERFNSEQSVPRTMKAVIIDDNNTADTNHSEPNLKLDSHLNHEFRAEPFQVPPYLFGHKQSNIEPDIKSTSSEEEISETNPLIFHLRMVSYPEFMQFFSRLTSIPKHSML, encoded by the exons ATGTATGTACTTCAACATTCTTCGAAAATTCTCTTTCGACAttggctgttgtttttgttggcaACATTTATGATCAATTATATGATGGCAGAACCGGCCGCCGAGCGTGTCAACTGTAGAAGAGTTGTATTTCATCCATATTGTCGTGGTATCAGCGCTAAACGATCATCAATGCAATTGAAAGA TGCATCGGATATGCCACCAAGTCTTGAATCTATCAAAAAATCTTTACCAAAAATATGGCAACAGCTGTTGATTCCAGATACAAGACAGAGAATCATTGAACGATTCAATAGTGAACAA tCTGTTCCACGAACAATGAAAGCAGTCATAATCGACGACAATAATACGGCTGATACGAATCATTCGGAACCCAATCTTAAACTGGATTCACATTTAAATCACGAATTTAGAGCGGAACCATTTCAGGTTCCCCCATATTTATTCGGACATAAACAATCGAATATTGAGCCAGATataaaatcaacatcaagTGAAGAAGAAATAAGTGAAACGAATCCACTTATTTTTCATCTACGAATGGTCTCTTATCCTGAATTTATGCAATTCTTTTCACGATTAACATCAATACCCAAACATTCCATGTTATGA
- the LOC142597612 gene encoding bolA-like protein 2, whose protein sequence is MIANFIFIITFSQFFFAQIMAITIEQLKAKLIDKLAATHVEIEDVSDGCGAKFVAKIVSAKFDGLSLLDQHRLVNETIADEMNSIHSFRMKTMTPEKFAAESSK, encoded by the exons ATGATtgcaaatttcattttcatcatcacattttcACAATTCTTTTTCGCACAAATTATGGCAATCACCATTGAACAATTAAAAgcaaaattaattgataaaCTAGCCGCCACCCATGTG gaAATCGAAGACGTTTCTGATGGTTGCGGTGCAAAGTTTGTAGCCAAAATTGTATCGGCAAAATTTGATGGCCTTTCATTGCTAGATCAACATCGACTTGTCAACGAAACAATTgcagatgaaatgaattccatacattcattccgtatgaaaacaatgacaCCGGAAAAATTTGCAGccgaatcatcaaaatga
- the Taz gene encoding tafazzin, phospholipid-lysophospholipid transacylase yields MMTSKQKQQDHYHQPNLSHDLEKQQQLIRYKWPSLLCPDVTNPTLSWIIGSRFVVPAVGLFSKFWMNVVNKSTVYNANIFYETLNRNYLALFSSHKSITRRPLITYCNHTSCMDDPLIWGSLMPFNWLLNSNRLRWTSAAAEICFNSPIYTTFFALGKTFPMIRGEGIYQPAMNYASRLMRNGNWIHFFPEGKVVPRPENADPRLVNFNLDEYNGDSAQLVNTTSSDNQYSLKWGMARLIIEHVLSEGKDNDNEYCQIKPNQCSSMQDLPPEHLESNRPNKTLPEVDVLPMYHFGMDDVLPTKKPYIPRISCRVTFLVRPEGPIRIDRNFLTKLFSQDDENQLTKSSSSSSSSSIDLSLTEKRIRLMKFLEKELNILAAKTRALHFHHENHEQGE; encoded by the exons ATGATgacatcaaaacaaaaacaacaagatcattatcatcagccAAACTTGTCACATGATctagaaaaacaacaacaattaataCGTTATAAATGGCCATCACTTTTATGTCCCGATGTTACCAATCCAACATTAAGTTGGATTATTGGATCGCGTTTCGTCGTACCAGCCGTTGGATTGTTTAGCAAATTTTGGATGAATGTTGTAAATAAAAGTACTGTTTATAATGCTAACATTTTCTATGAAACGCTCAATCGAAACTATCTTGCATTATTTTCGTCACACAAATCAATTACTCGACGACCATTGATAACTTATTGTAATCATACTTCCTGTATGGATGATCCACTAATATGGGGATCATTGATGCCATTTAATTGGCTTTTAAATTCCAATCGATTACGATGGACTTCAGCAGCTGCCGAAATCTGTTTCAATTCTCCCATATACACAACTTTCTTTGCATTAGGAAAAACATTTCCAATGATTCGTGGCGAAG GGATTTATCAACCAGCCATGAATTATGCTTCAAGATTGATGCGTAATGGCAATTGGATACATTTCTTTCCAGAAGGAAAAGTCGTTCCACGTCCTGAAAATGCTGATCCAAGACTAGTGAATTTCAATCTAGATGAATACAACGGGGATTCAGCTCAACTAGTCAATACTACATCATCGGATAATCAATACTCATTGAAATGGGGAATGGCCCGTTTGATCATCGAACATGTACTTTCAGAAGGAAAagataatgacaatgaatatTGCCAAATAAAACCAAATCAATGCAGTAGCATGCAGGATCTACCACCAGAACATTTAGAATCGAATCGACCAAATAAAACTTTACCTGAAGTTGATGTACTGCCCATGTATCATTTCGGAATGGATGACGTGttgccaacaaaaaaaccatacATACCGAGAATATCTTGTCGAGTAACTTTTCTAGTCAGACCCGAGGGACCAATTCGTATAGATAGAAATTTTCTGACAAAATTGTTTTCTcaggatgatgaaaatcaattaacaaaatcctcatcatcatcatcatcatcatcgattgatctGAGCTTGACCGAAAAAAGgattcgattgatgaaatttctCGAAAAAGAGCTAAATATTTTAGCAGCTAAAACGAGAGCcttacattttcatcatgaaaatCATGAACAAggagaataa
- the LOC124492509 gene encoding muscle-specific protein 20-like, giving the protein MAHYGIQAAVTAKTASKRSPNVEQALLTWVFENIDEKVPEGVSYEETLKDGVVLCKLMNKIKPGAIDKFASGGSAYILMENINKFLKAAQDYGVPHDQLFRTVDLFEKKNIPEVTAGIINLARVACNKPDYKGTQLEKWVFANN; this is encoded by the exons ATGGCCCATTATGGTATTCAAGCTGCTGTTACAGCCAAAACTGCCTCCAAACGATCTCCAAATGTTGAACAAGCTTTACTCACCTGGGTATTTGagaatattgatgaaaaagtaCCGGAAGGTGTTTCATATGAAGAAACATTGAAAGATGGTGTCGTTTTGTGtaaattgatgaacaaaatcaaaccaGGAGCCATCGATAAG TTTGCTTCCGGTGGTAGTGCCTATATTCTCATGGAGaatatcaataaatttttgaaagCTGCACAAGATTATGGTGTTCCACATGATCAATTGTTTCGAACGGTTGatctatttgaaaaaaagaatatacCCGAAGTGACGGCCGGTATTATTAATTTGGCTCGTGTTGCTTGCAATAAACCAGATTACAAAGGCAcacaattggaaaaatggGTGTTTGCcaacaactaa
- the mRpL27 gene encoding mitochondrial ribosomal protein L27, translating to MASFLKIKNDLFSKCLRDINYFQSRSAKSPAMTQRGYKKKQRIFSLNKIPGDRVDERMMIGTQKHLKYFPGYNCGINPRDKSLYAITAGTVYYSIERVQLNSNNPLVQQYFVNTIQPYYNKYIHVIPDKLENEFRLVDIVYIIMDKRKYTIMAAVTAAVFGAIGYYYYQKRDSIDEAIKKTADTIKQQADVVKQQTDNAQKNIQEAMKELEKNIPDKSQKATKLSSKK from the exons ATGGcttcatttttgaaaataaaaaacgatttattttcaaaatgtctTCGAGATATCA attattttcaatcacgTAGCGCTAAAAGTCCAGCAATGACACAACGAGGTTACAAAAAGAAACAACGAATATTTAGTTTGAACAAGATACCAGGTGATCGGGTCGatgaacgaatgatgattggcaCTCAAAAGCATCTGAAATATTTTCCCGGATACAATTGTGGCATTAATCCTCGAGATAAATCTTTGTATGCAATAACTGCCGGTACAGTGTACTATTCTATCGAACGGGTTCAACTTAATTCGAATAATCCATTAGTACAACAATATTTCGTCAATACAATTCAACCATATTATAACAAATATATTCACGTCATTCCTGACAAattagaaaatgaatttcgtCTTGTAGATATTGTTTA TATTATTATGGACAAACGCAAATATACGATTATGGCAGCCGTGACTGCAGCCGTGTTTGGTGCAATcggctattattattaccagaAAAGAGATTCTATTGATGAggcgataaaaaaaacggccGACACGATCAAACAGCAAGCCGATGTGGTGAAACAACAGACCGACAATGCACAGAAGAACATTCAAGAGGCAATgaaagaattggaaaaaaatattccggACAAAAGTCAAAAGGCCACAAAACTTTCATcaaagaaatga